The following proteins are co-located in the Eptesicus fuscus isolate TK198812 chromosome 9, DD_ASM_mEF_20220401, whole genome shotgun sequence genome:
- the LOC129150245 gene encoding leukocyte elastase inhibitor-like, with protein sequence MEQLSLANTRFAVDLFRTLKDNNPSGNIFISPISISSALAMVFLGARGTTAAQMSKTLQFDAVKEIHSSFQSLIADINHPRASYILKLANRLYGEKTYEILPEFLASTQKMYGAELASVDFQRASEDARKMINTWVKGQTEGKIPELLAAGVVDNMTKLVLVNAIYFKGNWQEKFSQKATTDTPFRLNKKDTKTVKMMYQKSKFPFGYIEDLKCRVLELPYQGRELSMVILLPDDIEDEATGLKKIEEQLTLEKLHEWTKPENLSSTEVNVYLPRFKLEESYNLNSHLASLGIEDLFTTRADLSGMSRARDLFVSKIIHQSFLEVNEEGTEASATTFAIGMGCSLMPVENFVADHPFIFFIRHNPSTNILFLGRLSSP encoded by the exons ATGGAGCAGCTGAGCTTGGCCAACACCCGGTTCGCAGTGGACCTCTTCCGCACCCTGAAGGACAACAACCCCTCCGGGAACATCTTCATCTCCCCCATAAGCATTTCCTCGGCGCTGGCCATGGTCTTCCTGGGGGCCAGAGGCACGACCGCGGCACAGATGTCCAAG ACTCTTCAGTTCGATGCGGTTAAGGAGATTCATTCCAGTTTCCAGAGTCTGATTGCTGATATCAACCATCCCAGAGCTTCCTATATTCTGAAACTTGCTAACAGGTTATATGGAGAGAAAACCTATGAGATCCTCCCT gAGTTCTTAGCTTCAACCCAGAAAATGTATGGAGCTGAACTGGCCAGTGTAGATTTTCAGCGAGCCTCTGAAGATGCAAGAAAGATGATAAACACGTGGGTCAAAGGGCAGACTGAAG gGAAAATTCCAGAATTGTTGGCTGCAGGCGTGGTTGATAATATGACTAAACTTGTGCTAGTTAATGCCATCTATTTCAAAGGAAACTGGCAGGAGAAATTCAGTCAAAAGGCCACAACCGATACACCTTTCAGATTGAATAAG AAAGACACAAAAACAGTGAAAATGATGTATCAGAAGAGCAAATTCCCATTTGGCTACATCGAGGACCTTAAGTGCCGGGTGCTGGAGCTGCCTTACCAGGGCAGGGAGCTCAGCATGGTCATCCTGCTGCCAGATGACATCGAGGACGAGGCCACGGGTCTGAAGAAG ATCGAAGAACAATTGACCTTGGAAAAACTGCATGAGTGGACCAAACCTGAGAATCTGAGTTCCACTGAAGTCAATGTCTACCTGCCCAGGTTCAAGCTGGAAGAGAGCTACAACCTCAACTCtcacctggccagcctgggtataGAGGATCTCTTTACTACCAGGGCTGATCTGTCTGGCATGTCAAGAGCCAGAGATCTTTTTGTATCAAAAATTATACACCAATCTTTTTTGGAAGTAAATGAGGAGGGCACAGAGGCCTCAGCTACAACATTTGCAATTGGCATGGGTTGCTCGCTTATGCCAGTGGAAAATTTTGTGGCCGAccatccattcatttttttcattcgaCACAATCCCTCAACTAACATCCTGTTCTTAGGCAGACTTTCTTCCCCATAG